A section of the Verrucomicrobium sp. GAS474 genome encodes:
- a CDS encoding GntR family transcriptional regulator, protein MNLKPEGAEFEFETQAVRLFRNLEFEILSGKLPPGTRLVRRELTQRFHLSQATVSEALWRLETDGLAESAPMYGTRVTRVTPQRLTDESILREALECQVARIVSRKIKASDLPRLEALADRVDALLRKAGTYSRADMEVHQEFHLAVARLSESRLLIREVERLWRRHFMFFTWVSGKLWPSPAHWHRKLLDALMSGDPDKAERTTRDHVRYGAKHQQELLDKAAAIEVVDKRDRRPARKA, encoded by the coding sequence ATGAATTTAAAGCCCGAAGGTGCCGAATTTGAGTTTGAAACCCAGGCGGTCCGCCTCTTCCGGAACCTCGAATTCGAGATCCTGAGCGGCAAGCTGCCGCCCGGGACGCGCCTCGTCCGCCGCGAGTTGACCCAGCGGTTCCACCTGAGCCAGGCGACGGTTTCCGAAGCCCTGTGGCGGCTGGAGACCGACGGCCTCGCCGAGAGCGCCCCCATGTACGGCACGCGGGTGACCCGCGTCACCCCGCAGCGCCTGACCGACGAATCGATCCTCCGGGAGGCGCTGGAATGCCAGGTGGCCCGCATCGTCTCGCGGAAAATCAAGGCCTCCGACCTTCCCCGGCTGGAGGCGCTGGCCGACCGGGTCGACGCGCTCCTGCGGAAGGCCGGGACCTACTCCCGCGCCGACATGGAGGTCCACCAGGAATTCCACCTCGCCGTGGCCCGCCTCAGCGAATCACGCCTTCTTATCCGGGAAGTGGAACGTCTCTGGCGCCGCCACTTCATGTTCTTCACCTGGGTCAGCGGCAAGCTGTGGCCGAGCCCGGCCCACTGGCACCGGAAGCTCCTCGACGCCCTCATGAGCGGCGATCCCGACAAGGCCGAACGGACGACGCGCGACCACGTCCGCTACGGCGCCAAGCACCAGCAGGAGCTGCTCGACAAGGCGGCCGCGATCGAAGTCGTCGACAAGCGGGACCGGCGGCCGGCCAGGAAGGCCTGA
- a CDS encoding D-lyxose/D-mannose family sugar isomerase produces MTPSGTLSRSLVNHSVEVARAVLAALHIPLPPFADWSVDQWDGAAGAKAAEIRDCMLGWDVTDFGSGRFSEIGRCLFTLRNGRPSDPRYPKSYAEKLLIEPEGQKSPMHYHRSKREDIINRGGGDVIIVLRPVGPGERPGDGPLTVQIDGFSHARPAGEEIRIRPGESLSIPPRTFHQFWAAEGSGTPIAGGRYAVSSEVSSVCDDWNDNVFADPWACRFPTLLEDAPRTCYLCHEYPTPRS; encoded by the coding sequence ATGACTCCATCCGGCACCCTTTCCCGCTCGCTGGTGAACCACTCGGTCGAGGTTGCCCGGGCGGTCCTCGCCGCACTGCACATCCCGCTTCCCCCCTTTGCCGACTGGAGCGTCGACCAGTGGGACGGGGCCGCCGGGGCCAAGGCGGCCGAGATCCGCGACTGCATGCTCGGCTGGGATGTCACCGACTTCGGCAGCGGCCGCTTCTCGGAGATCGGCCGGTGCCTCTTCACTCTCCGCAACGGCAGGCCGAGCGATCCGCGCTATCCCAAATCGTATGCCGAGAAGCTGCTGATCGAGCCGGAGGGACAAAAATCGCCGATGCATTACCACCGCTCGAAGCGGGAAGACATCATCAATCGGGGCGGGGGCGACGTCATCATCGTCCTCCGGCCCGTCGGCCCGGGAGAGCGGCCCGGCGACGGCCCGCTGACCGTCCAGATCGACGGCTTCTCCCACGCCAGGCCGGCGGGCGAGGAGATCCGCATCCGTCCCGGCGAAAGCCTGAGCATCCCGCCCCGGACGTTCCACCAATTCTGGGCCGCCGAGGGAAGCGGCACCCCGATCGCCGGCGGGCGCTATGCCGTCAGCAGCGAGGTATCCTCGGTCTGCGACGACTGGAACGACAACGTCTTCGCCGATCCCTGGGCCTGCCGGTTTCCCACCCTCCTCGAGGACGCGCCGCGCACCTGCTACCTCTGCCACGAGTACCCGACCCCCCGCTCCTGA
- a CDS encoding AraC family transcriptional regulator, whose protein sequence is METGALPVSLADGLLRHFRIEVVESKRMEIGALWRYDLQSPFWRLYAHQRSGASVTCAGRAFPLLPGRIHLIPSWVRFQTGTTRPVLQDFLHFYVTGFPPSLIRRLFDRPLLLPADGAIDPLCRRWQAGLGGNGEKELGFTGLAWASALAHAATAMAMESLSADDREASLRALAGSIDIGPALEAIDRSLASPPDNPVLARLCDMSTDHFIRRFRGAVGMTPAQYGIERRISIAARRLTSEGKTIDAVAEETGFTDRFHFSRTFKARLGLSPAAYRKIQRRASAAG, encoded by the coding sequence ATGGAAACCGGCGCTCTCCCCGTCAGCCTCGCCGACGGCCTTCTCCGCCACTTCCGGATCGAGGTGGTGGAATCCAAGCGGATGGAGATCGGCGCGCTCTGGCGTTACGATCTGCAAAGCCCGTTCTGGCGTCTTTATGCACATCAACGCTCCGGGGCTTCAGTCACCTGCGCGGGCCGCGCCTTCCCGCTCCTCCCCGGACGGATCCACCTGATCCCCTCCTGGGTCCGCTTCCAGACCGGGACCACCCGGCCGGTCCTCCAGGATTTCCTCCACTTCTACGTCACCGGATTCCCCCCCTCCCTCATTCGCCGCCTCTTCGACCGGCCCCTCCTCCTCCCCGCCGACGGCGCGATCGATCCCCTCTGCCGCCGCTGGCAGGCGGGCCTCGGCGGCAACGGGGAGAAGGAGCTCGGCTTCACCGGCCTCGCCTGGGCGAGCGCCCTCGCCCACGCCGCGACGGCGATGGCGATGGAGTCCCTTTCGGCCGACGACCGGGAAGCCTCCCTTCGCGCCCTCGCCGGATCGATCGACATCGGCCCCGCCCTGGAGGCCATCGACCGCTCGCTCGCCTCCCCTCCGGACAATCCCGTACTGGCCCGCCTCTGCGACATGAGCACCGACCACTTCATCCGCCGCTTCCGGGGCGCCGTCGGCATGACTCCCGCCCAATACGGCATCGAGCGGCGGATCTCGATCGCCGCCCGCCGCCTGACCTCCGAAGGAAAGACCATCGACGCCGTCGCCGAGGAAACCGGCTTCACCGACCGCTTCCACTTCTCCCGCACCTTCAAGGCCCGCCTGGGCCTCTCCCCCGCCGCCTACCGCAAGATCCAGCGCCGCGCCAGCGCCGCGGGGTAG